The Piliocolobus tephrosceles isolate RC106 unplaced genomic scaffold, ASM277652v3 unscaffolded_43564, whole genome shotgun sequence genome has a segment encoding these proteins:
- the LOC113224069 gene encoding retinol dehydrogenase 8-like, producing the protein MAAAPRTVLISGCSSGIGLELAVQLAHDPKKRYQVVATMRDLGKKETLEAAAGEALGQTLTVAQLDVCSDESVAQCLSCIQGEVDVLVNNAGMGLVGPLEGLSLAAMQNVFDTNFFGAVRLVKAVLPGMKRRRQGHIVVISSVMGLQGVIFNDVYAASKFALEGFFESLAIQLLQFNIFISLVEPGPVVTEFEGKLLAQVSTAEFPGTDPDTLHYFRDLYLPASRKLFRSVGQSPQDVVQAIVNVISSARPPLRRQTNVRYSPLTMLKTVDSSGSLYVRTTHRLLFRCPRLLNLGLQCLSCGCLPTRVRPR; encoded by the exons ATGGCCGCTGCACCCCGGACTGTGTTGATCTCCGGCTGCTCGTCAGGAATTGGTCTGGAACTTGCTGTGCAGCTGGCCCATGACCCCAAGAAGCGTTACCAGG TGGTGGCCACCATGAGGGACCTGGGGAAGAAGGAGACATTGGaggcagctgctggggaggctttGGGGCAGACCCTCACCGTGGCCCAGCTGGACGTGTGCAGTGACGAGTCCGTGGCTCAGTGTCTCAGCTGTATCCAGGGAGAAGTGGACGTGCTGG TGAATAATGCTGGAATGGGTCTGGTGGGGCCCCTGGAGGGGCTCAGCCTTGCTGCCATGCAGAATGTCTTTGACACCAACTTTTTTGGAGCTGTCCGTCTCGTCAAAGCTGTACTTCCAGGCATGAAGAGGAGGCGGCAAGGCCACATCGTGGTGATCAGCAGTGTCATGGGGCTGCAGG GTGTCATCTTCAACGATGTCTATGCAGCCTCCAAGTTCGCCCTGGAGGGATTCTTCGAAAGCCTGGCTATCCAGCTGCTGCAGTTCAACATCTT CATCTCCCTGGTGGAACCAGGCCCCGTGGTCACCGAGTTTGAGGGGAAGCTTCTGGCGCAGGTTTCTACAGCTGAGTTCCCAGGCACTGACCCTGACACCCTGCACTACTTCCGGGACCTCTAtctcccagcctccaggaagCTGTTTCGCTCCGTGGGACAGAGCCCACAGGACGTGGTTCAG GCCATTGTCAATGTCATCAGCTCGGCTCGGCCACCTCTGCGCCGACAGACCAACGTCCGCTACTCCCCGCTGACCATGCTCAAAACCGTGGACTCCTCCGGCAGCCTGTATGTGCGAACCACCCACCGCCTCCTCTTCCGCTGTCCACGCCTCCTCAACCTTGGCCTTCAATGTCTGTCCTGCGGCTGCCTCCCAACCCGAGTGCGGCCAAGATGA